The genomic segment CCGTGTTAGATGAGGCGGAAACAGTTCCTTTTTTAAGTGATTACCGTGTCGTGGTTGCAAAACCAGCGACTTTTCTGACGGGGGCGAAAGATAAAAAAACGCATAACGTTGATCGATTAGCGGAATATGTCTTACAACCGGCAGATTATGCAGTCGTCGTTTTAATTGTCGAAGCGGAGAAACTGGATGAACGAAAAAAAATCGTCAAGCGGTTGAAAGATCGTGCGACGGTCCTCGAAGCAAAAAAACCGACTCCGGAAGAATTATTCCGCTTTACGATGGATACTGTTAATGACAAAGGATACCGGATGGAGCGACCGGCAATTGAACGGTTAATCTTTTTGACAGGAGAAATGTGGGGAACGCTAGCGCATGAGCTTGATAAGCTGATGCTTTATGCAGGCGATCATCCGACGATCGAATTGGCGGATGTTGATTTGTTAGTACCGCGGACACTTGAAGACAATGTCTTTCAATTGACGGATTACTTAATGAAGCGTCAACTTGAGCCTGCGATTCGCTTGATTCGTGACTTAGAAAAGCAAGGTCAAGAAATATTAGCGCTGCTCGGTTTGATGGCACGTCAGTACCGAATGATGTTACTGTCGAAGCGCCTGGCGGAACAAGGTTATGGCGAACGACAAATTGCTTCAAAGGTCGGGGCGCATCCATATGCGATTAAATTAGCATTGCAGTCCGGGAAACGATTTACGTTCGCCCAACTCGAACAAGCGTTAATCGCCATCACGACGACTGATGAAGGGATGAAGACGGGGCGTGGTGATAAACGAATATTATTTGATTCGCTAATCGTCCGACTAGCGACTTTGTGAGGAGCTGACGAACTAATGGAAATTCGAATGATTCAAGCAACAGAAGTGATTCCACTTCGTCATGATGTCTTACGTCCGCATCAACCGATTGAGGCGTGCACGTATCCAGACGACTTGGCGACAGATACGTTTCACCTCGGAGGCGTCAAAAACGGTAAAATTGTCGCAATCGGCTCATTTGCAAAACGGTCACATGATACGGCGCCCGAATTGACATATCAATTGCGGGGAATGGCGACGAGTCCGGATGTACGTGGTGAAGGATACGGGATTGGATTACTTGAAGAAGCACGACGAATCTTAAAGGAACGGCAAGCTACTGGTTGGTGGTGTAATGCCCGGCTAGTCGCAGTTCCGTTTTACGAACGATTTGGAATGAAGATTGCGAGTGAGCAATTTGAAATCGAAGGGATTGGTCCGCATCACGTGATGGTCGATCGATTGACGTATTGAAACGAAGTATCAAATCAACTGAGACTGACTCGAAAGGAAGCATTCCTTTGGAGTCGGTCTCTTTTTAAGCACAAAAAAATCGCCACCGGGGAAGCCCC from the Exiguobacterium oxidotolerans JCM 12280 genome contains:
- a CDS encoding GNAT family N-acetyltransferase: MEIRMIQATEVIPLRHDVLRPHQPIEACTYPDDLATDTFHLGGVKNGKIVAIGSFAKRSHDTAPELTYQLRGMATSPDVRGEGYGIGLLEEARRILKERQATGWWCNARLVAVPFYERFGMKIASEQFEIEGIGPHHVMVDRLTY
- the holA gene encoding DNA polymerase III subunit delta; this encodes MKTPWLVNGKLANLYLLYGTERHLLEEWEREIVKAALPDGERFDYMKIDLNDQPLDAVLDEAETVPFLSDYRVVVAKPATFLTGAKDKKTHNVDRLAEYVLQPADYAVVVLIVEAEKLDERKKIVKRLKDRATVLEAKKPTPEELFRFTMDTVNDKGYRMERPAIERLIFLTGEMWGTLAHELDKLMLYAGDHPTIELADVDLLVPRTLEDNVFQLTDYLMKRQLEPAIRLIRDLEKQGQEILALLGLMARQYRMMLLSKRLAEQGYGERQIASKVGAHPYAIKLALQSGKRFTFAQLEQALIAITTTDEGMKTGRGDKRILFDSLIVRLATL